Proteins encoded in a region of the Myxococcales bacterium genome:
- the radC gene encoding DNA repair protein RadC, with protein sequence MDRPLSETSAAAEAAPHERPRERLWRQGSDRVSDAELLALILGTGRPGRSAAAVAHDVLVAVGGVAGLARASPHDLARVDGLGPAQAARVVAAASLGARAVERTRARGDVLRCAEDVHLRLWPRLAGLEQEVFYVVGIDARNVVVIEAEVARGHLTGVDVHPREVFRPLIRAGAAAAVCAHNHPSGDPTPSPPDLLLTERLKEAGDLLGIPVIDHVVLADRGPVSIAEWVAGLPSTPTT encoded by the coding sequence ATGGACCGCCCGCTGTCCGAGACCTCCGCCGCCGCCGAGGCCGCGCCCCACGAGCGTCCGCGCGAGCGCCTGTGGCGGCAGGGCAGCGACCGGGTGTCCGACGCCGAGCTGCTGGCGCTGATCCTGGGCACCGGTCGGCCCGGGCGCAGCGCGGCGGCGGTCGCGCACGACGTGCTGGTGGCGGTCGGCGGCGTGGCTGGGCTGGCGCGCGCGTCGCCGCACGACCTGGCGCGGGTCGATGGGCTGGGCCCGGCGCAGGCGGCGCGGGTGGTGGCGGCCGCGTCGCTGGGGGCGCGCGCGGTCGAGCGCACCCGGGCCCGCGGCGACGTGCTGCGCTGCGCCGAGGACGTCCACCTGCGGCTGTGGCCGCGCCTGGCCGGGCTCGAGCAGGAGGTGTTCTACGTCGTCGGCATCGACGCGCGCAACGTGGTCGTGATCGAGGCCGAGGTCGCGCGCGGCCACCTGACCGGCGTCGACGTGCACCCGCGCGAGGTGTTCCGGCCGCTGATCCGCGCCGGCGCCGCGGCGGCGGTGTGCGCGCACAACCATCCGTCCGGCGACCCGACGCCGAGCCCGCCCGACCTGCTCCTGACCGAGCGCCTCAAGGAGGCCGGGGACCTGCTCGGCATCCCGGTGATCGACCACGTGGTCCTGGCCGACCGCGGCCCGGTCTCGATCGCCGAGTGGGTCGCGGGGCTGCCGTCGACGCCGACGACGTGA
- a CDS encoding multicopper oxidase domain-containing protein — MPAAISFDVPVGDVELWTVTNTSGMAHPIHVHHRQFQVLDIDGAPPPPPLAGWKDTVLVPPGRVVRLLLSFAGTADRAFPYMFHCHILEHEDHGMMGRFFLV, encoded by the coding sequence GTGCCGGCGGCGATCAGCTTCGACGTCCCGGTCGGCGACGTCGAGCTGTGGACCGTCACCAACACCTCGGGCATGGCCCACCCGATCCACGTCCACCACCGCCAGTTCCAGGTGCTCGACATCGACGGCGCGCCGCCGCCGCCGCCGCTGGCCGGCTGGAAGGACACCGTGCTGGTGCCGCCCGGCCGGGTCGTGCGCCTGCTGCTCTCCTTCGCCGGCACCGCCGACCGCGCGTTCCCGTACATGTTCCACTGCCACATCCTCGAGCACGAGGACCACGGCATGATGGGCCGGTTCTTCCTGGTGTGA